Genomic window (Xylanimonas protaetiae):
TCGATCTTGGCCAGGTCGGGGCGGAAGTCGGTGGCGGAGAACGCGGCGATGCACTCGTAGGCGGCGCGGTGGCCGCAGGCCATGGACTGGAGCCAGAACGCGTCGCGGAAGCCCTGGGCGACGTCGCCGCGGCGGTTGTGGCCGAAGAAGGGGCCGTCGGCCAGGTCGCGGTAGAGCTGGGCCCGGTTGGCGGCCTCGCCCGCCCGGATCCCGTCGAACACGCTGACGTCCATGCCCTCGGGGTTGTCGTCGGTGCGCAGCATGAGCGGGGGGACCGCGGAGACGAGGACGATCTTGGCGACGCGGGCGGTGCCGTGGCGGCCGACGTAGTGGACGATCTCGCCGCCGCCGGTGGAGTGCCCGACGAGGGTCAGGTCGCGCAGGTCGAGGGTCTCGATCAGGCAGGCGAGGTCGTCGGCGTAGGTGTCCATCTCGTTGCCGTGCCAGGTCTGGCTGGAGCGGCCGTGCCCGCGGCGGTCGTGCGCGATGGCGCGGTGGCCGTGCTCGGCAAGGAACCGGGCGGCGGCCTCCCAGGCGTCGGCGTTGAGCGGCCAGCCGTGGCTGAGCAGCACGGGCGTGCCGTCCGTTCCGTAGTTCTTGTAGAAGATCTGGGCGCCGTCGTCGGCGGTCACGGTGGGCATCGGGACTCCTCGGTGAGGTGACGGTGAGGGTGACGTGGTGCTTCGAGCCTGCGCCGGTGGCCGGGCGCCCGCACCACGTAAACCACGTAGTCCGCGGGACGGGTCAGGGTTCGCGCGGCTCGAGGTGCTCGGCGAGCTGCCGGCGCGAGGAGATCCCGAGCCGCTGGAACACCTTGCGCAGGTGGTAGTCGACGGTGCTGGGGCTGAGGAACAGCTGGGCGGCGATCTCGGCGTTGGTGCTGCCCGCCGCGGCGAGCCGGGCGACGGTCCGCTCCTGGGGCGTCAGCGGGGCGATGGGCGCCTCCGCGCCCACCGGGCCGGCCGCCCCGGCCGCCCCCGCCCCGGTCGCGGCGAGCTCGGCCTGCCCGCGCGGCACGAAGATGCCCGCGCCGCACCCCTGGAGCAGCCGGACGGCGAGGCGCAGCTCGTCGGCCGCGTCCCGCCGCCGGCGGGTGCGCCGGAGCCACTCGCCGTGGAGCAGGTGGGTGCGCGCCAGGTCGGTCGCGGCCACGGTGCGCGACAGCGCCTCGATCGCGGCCTCGAAGTGCGCCCCCGCGGCGTCGTCGGGCGCGAGCAGCGCGAGGCAGCGCTCGGTGACCCCGCGGCACCAGGGCGCCCCGTTCGCGGCGGCCCGCTCCTGGAGCAGGGCCGTGACGCGGCGGGCCGCGTCGAGGTGGCCGCTGCGGGCGGCCGCCTCGACGTAGTCCGGGTACTGCAGCGGCGTGAGCTGGAGGAACGGGTCGTCGACGAGCGGGGCGAGGCGGTCGAACGCGTCCTGGTAGGCGCCGTCGGCCAGGTCGCGGACCCCGAGCGCCCACGCGCCCAGGTCCTCGACGCCGCCGAAGCCGGTCGCGGCCGCCCCGTCGGTGACGGCGCCGACGAGGGCGCGCGGCGCGCCCTGCCACGCCATGACGGGGGCGTTGACGACGTTCTCGCTGTCGTAGCCCATCGCCCGGCGCACGGCGAGCACCTTCTCGGTGAACCCGACGGCACGGTCCACGGAGCCGCCGAGCAGCTCGGCCGCGGACGCGACCCAGGCCAGGGTGTCGATGACGCGCAGGGCGCCCGCGTCGCGGGCGGCAGCGTAGGCGCGGTCGAGCGCCCGGGCCCGCGTCGTGTCCTCCCACAGGAACGCGCCGAGCGCCGCGACGGCCGTGCCGAGGTGCATGAGCTCGCCGTCGGGGCGGTCGCACAGGGCGTCGAAGGCCGCCCGGGCGGGCGCGACGGCGTCGGCGTACGGCAGCAGGACGACGGCGGCGAGGCCGCGCAGCACGGTGGCGTCGCGCCCGCCGGCGTCCGCGGCGGCGTCGAGGCGGCGCCCCAGCGCGCCGAGCGTCGTCCCCGTCATCGAGCGGGCGACCGTCACGGCGGCCTCGAAGGCCTGCATGAGGGTCCGGCGCTCGAGGTCGGGCTCGCGGCCGTGGAAGTCGTCGGCGGCCGCGACGAGGGTGGCGACGGTGCCGCGCAGGTTCTCGCCGTCGGCGAGGAACAGCGTCAGCTGGTAGCGCACCACGGTGCCGCGGCCGCGCGTCACGGGGTCGGCCGTCTCCGCCGGGACGCTCTCGACGAGCCGGCGCGCGACGTGCACCGCACCGACGGTGAGCGCCGCCTCGGCGGCGCTGATGCGCCGGGCGTCGCGCTCCGGGCCGGGCGGGGTGAGGTCGGCGGCGCGGGCGAGGATGCGCGCCCGCGAGGCCGACGCCCCGCGGCGGGCGGCGAGCTCGGCGGCGTGCGCGAGGCGCGCC
Coding sequences:
- a CDS encoding helix-turn-helix transcriptional regulator; the protein is MTAAGAGLVGRDDEKARLGALLGHARNGSGGALLVLGDPGIGKTALLDDAAAAAVTAGSQVVRLDGYESESTLPFAAVHRLVSSLREHLGHLPPRQRQAIEVATGQGEGPPPDRFLVGLGLLGLLGRAGDASPVVGVVDDAHWLDTDSVDALAFVGRRLAQERVALVVAARHETVAERMGGIERLPLDGLDTRASLHLLGRALDTQVDPSAAAAVARATGGNPLALIDLAADLTGPQLGELAVGDGNVPVGSHLQRHYAQRLAQHDAVVRTWVLLAAADTSGNLQLITAAAKELGLGADGVDRVEIPGLVTLSPVVRFRHSLARAACYDAASGVDRRRAHRALAAAADHLGDVELEAWHASRAAAGPDPAVAARLAHAAELAARRGASASRARILARAADLTPPGPERDARRISAAEAALTVGAVHVARRLVESVPAETADPVTRGRGTVVRYQLTLFLADGENLRGTVATLVAAADDFHGREPDLERRTLMQAFEAAVTVARSMTGTTLGALGRRLDAAADAGGRDATVLRGLAAVVLLPYADAVAPARAAFDALCDRPDGELMHLGTAVAALGAFLWEDTTRARALDRAYAAARDAGALRVIDTLAWVASAAELLGGSVDRAVGFTEKVLAVRRAMGYDSENVVNAPVMAWQGAPRALVGAVTDGAAATGFGGVEDLGAWALGVRDLADGAYQDAFDRLAPLVDDPFLQLTPLQYPDYVEAAARSGHLDAARRVTALLQERAAANGAPWCRGVTERCLALLAPDDAAGAHFEAAIEALSRTVAATDLARTHLLHGEWLRRTRRRRDAADELRLAVRLLQGCGAGIFVPRGQAELAATGAGAAGAAGPVGAEAPIAPLTPQERTVARLAAAGSTNAEIAAQLFLSPSTVDYHLRKVFQRLGISSRRQLAEHLEPREP
- a CDS encoding alpha/beta fold hydrolase; the encoded protein is MPTVTADDGAQIFYKNYGTDGTPVLLSHGWPLNADAWEAAARFLAEHGHRAIAHDRRGHGRSSQTWHGNEMDTYADDLACLIETLDLRDLTLVGHSTGGGEIVHYVGRHGTARVAKIVLVSAVPPLMLRTDDNPEGMDVSVFDGIRAGEAANRAQLYRDLADGPFFGHNRRGDVAQGFRDAFWLQSMACGHRAAYECIAAFSATDFRPDLAKIDVPTLVIHGDDDQIVPFEVGGKRSAALVDGATLTVYEGSGHALPDTDRDRLHADLLAFVDG